Below is a window of Brevinematales bacterium DNA.
GCATTCCTATAATCTGTAAATCGTTTGTCATCTATCCTATGAAGGACGATATATGATTTGTAACCATGTTTCTGAGACACCTTAAATGGTATCATTCCCGGTGGCTTTACAAGATCAACATAATCGGTAAACCCCATCAAAGTGACAAACTTCCTTTTCATATTTCAAATTTTATTTACCTGTGTGAATAATTCTCAATCTTGTATGAAGGTGTTCGAAAAATGTATGTAATACAAGTATTTTACTATTAATACTATCTCTCAACTCTCCCGAATTCTTCAGACGGTAGTGTATATTTGAGATGTAGATGTTTTTCCCGAAATGTCTTTTCACAACTAATCTTGATTGCCTGTACAAAAGATTTTATAATTGAGATATACAGCAACTTTTTGAACACCTTCAACTTACAGACTCTACTCAATAAAGAACTTTGAAAGACTTAACCTATCAGTCCAATTCACTGTAAGAATTTATAATAGTATTCACAATTCTATCCCAATTCATTTCAGTTTCCACAAAGTTTTTAGCATTCTTGCCAAACTCCTCAATCTTTTGCGGGTTGTTTAATAAGAAAATTATTGACGACTTAATTCCTTCTTTAATGGAATGTACACTGCCTCCATCTATGAGCAAGCCCGTACGCTTATCTTCAACTATTTCAGGAAGAGCACCTAAATTTGTTGCTATAACAGGTTTTGAAAAGTGATAAGCAATACCTACAACACCACTTTGAGAAATCTCAGTATAAGGCAAAACTACTACATCAGCCCACTTGTAGAGTTGTCCTCCCTCATTCCAGGGAATATACCTTAACCTTATCTCAACGATATCTTTAAGGCGCTCATCACCCGAAAGTTTGTTTATCTTATCAACCAACTCATTGTAACCAAATCCTGAACCAACTTTACCAGCAACTATCAACTTGAGATTTTTGTAACCTTCTTCCACAAGTTCCAATACTGCTTCAAGTAATATATCCACCCCCTTCCTAGGAGCAATCCATCCAAAAAACAGAATGTTTAAAGTATTCTTATCTTTAACAACATTACTACTGTCTTTTGAATAGTATTCAAACAAATACGAGTTATGATTACCCATTACTATTGAAACTACAAAATCGTCACTAACCTTATATTTTCTAACGAACTCCTCTTTTAACACCTTACCGTGAACGAATATTTTTCTTGACTTCCTTCTTAATATGTACCTGACTACCATTTTCTTAAGGTTCTCATCACCAGGATGTATTATAACATCGTGAAAAGTAGTAACTATCCTAGCTTTTGAAAACAAGAAAATTATAAGCATTAGTATAGAAACATTATCAACACCGTCGTTGAAATGAACGATATCTGGTTTAAAGCTGATAATTCTATGTATGGTTCTAAGCAAACCAAAAGGTTCTCTCGGTATCTTAAAGACAGATAGATTCTGACTTAAGAATGGTTCAATCTCATTATACGAAGATTCCTTCAATACAATTCCAACTTCCACCCCTTTCCTTGATAGAGCATTAGCCATCTGGACTGAATAATCCTCAGGAATACCCGAAGGCACAATCAAAACTCTCATAAACTCCTCCTAAATATCAAACTATGAGCAAATTTAATAACCTCCATCGCAAAATAGTCTCTAGTAATAAGGTTTACACCAAAATATATCACCCCTCCTATTGTGGTGTAAGTAATGATTTTTATTAACGGAGAGTCAATGATTACTAATTTACCAAACAATAACAAAACTACGAACATAATTAGTCCTATTCCCAGATATTTGAGACTTCTTACTGAAAAGATATTTTTTAAACCGACTTCTTTGGTAGAAATAACATATAACCAAAAATGAACTATTTCAGAAATTATTCTAGCTATAGCAGCACCTATGTAGTTGTAAGAAGGTATTAATATAGCATACAAGATTAAAGAAATTATTATGGTAGGTGTTACCACAAACTTTATATATTTCTTTTCACCTCCAGTGTAATATAGATACTGACTTAATACAGATAAGATAGGAGTCGTAATGAAAATACCTGAAATGATAATCAATACAGGAACAGAAGATATAAAATCCATCCCAGATACAACGACTACAACCTCTCGTGACAGAATAAGTATGCCAAAGAGTATCGGGGCCGATAGAAACCAAGCAAACTCTATTGACTTTCTAACAAAGTTTCTAATCTCCTCTTTATTCATTGATTCAGAATAGTAAGCTATTCTAGGAGCAATAACACTAGAAAAGGACAAAACAAGACTCTGAAATAACAATACTATTTTCAATCCTACAACATAAAATCCAACACTTTCATAGTTAGACAAGAAACCTAAAGTAGTCACATCCAAATTCAGATAAGCTCTAGTCAAAAAGCTCACTATCAAAGTTAGAACTAGAGGCTTGATATGCTGTAGTAGATCTATATCTGATAGATATAGACTCGCATATCTGCGATAGAAGAAAGGATTTATAAGGTATGATACCAGACCACCTATAAAGAGGCTCAGAAACGCATATAGAATGTAATCCTGCTCTTTTGTAACGAGAAGTAGAAGAAGAACTACACCTATCAATCTAGTTATTATCATCCTGATGGAAACATAAGAATAATTCTCACGAGATATAAAGAGCCAATCAAAACCTAATGTGAATATAATTATGTTCAATCCTACGACATAAAAAAGTAATCTCTCAGACTTAAACTTGTCAAAAAGTTCCACTGTTATTACAAACAAGATTAGTAAAGAAAATACTAAGAAAGTGTTAATTATAACCAGTTCCGAAAATCTTTTGTTGAAAAGCACTTGATTATCTCTTACTTTTGATAATTCTCTAACACCATAAGGATAGATACCAAAGTGGAAAAACAATGTGAAGAATTCCACTATAGAGTTAGCAAAATTCACTTTACCAATACTTTCAGGTCCAAGCACCCTAGTTACATAAGGGAATGTTACTAGAGGGATAAGCAAACTAGAAAAGTTCATCAAAAGATTGTATATGTAGTTCTTCTTTATCAACGACATAATTATATCAAGGCCTTAATTTTAAAAAAACATAGATCTATCCTATCAAAAATCCACAATCTACTTTCCAGATAATACTCAAGACAATTCTAAG
It encodes the following:
- a CDS encoding glycosyltransferase family 4 protein, with the protein product MRVLIVPSGIPEDYSVQMANALSRKGVEVGIVLKESSYNEIEPFLSQNLSVFKIPREPFGLLRTIHRIISFKPDIVHFNDGVDNVSILMLIIFLFSKARIVTTFHDVIIHPGDENLKKMVVRYILRRKSRKIFVHGKVLKEEFVRKYKVSDDFVVSIVMGNHNSYLFEYYSKDSSNVVKDKNTLNILFFGWIAPRKGVDILLEAVLELVEEGYKNLKLIVAGKVGSGFGYNELVDKINKLSGDERLKDIVEIRLRYIPWNEGGQLYKWADVVVLPYTEISQSGVVGIAYHFSKPVIATNLGALPEIVEDKRTGLLIDGGSVHSIKEGIKSSIIFLLNNPQKIEEFGKNAKNFVETEMNWDRIVNTIINSYSELD
- a CDS encoding oligosaccharide flippase family protein; amino-acid sequence: MSLIKKNYIYNLLMNFSSLLIPLVTFPYVTRVLGPESIGKVNFANSIVEFFTLFFHFGIYPYGVRELSKVRDNQVLFNKRFSELVIINTFLVFSLLILFVITVELFDKFKSERLLFYVVGLNIIIFTLGFDWLFISRENYSYVSIRMIITRLIGVVLLLLLVTKEQDYILYAFLSLFIGGLVSYLINPFFYRRYASLYLSDIDLLQHIKPLVLTLIVSFLTRAYLNLDVTTLGFLSNYESVGFYVVGLKIVLLFQSLVLSFSSVIAPRIAYYSESMNKEEIRNFVRKSIEFAWFLSAPILFGILILSREVVVVVSGMDFISSVPVLIIISGIFITTPILSVLSQYLYYTGGEKKYIKFVVTPTIIISLILYAILIPSYNYIGAAIARIISEIVHFWLYVISTKEVGLKNIFSVRSLKYLGIGLIMFVVLLLFGKLVIIDSPLIKIITYTTIGGVIYFGVNLITRDYFAMEVIKFAHSLIFRRSL